A window from Bdellovibrionales bacterium encodes these proteins:
- the clpS gene encoding ATP-dependent Clp protease adapter ClpS produces MQNKLVGNGTLVSDNSPKPYVSTDGETSVQTVPRVETPKMYKVLLLNDDYTPMDFVVLVLRRFFGKAEEEANKIMLDVHKKGSGIAGVFTLEVAEMKVMQVNQYSQMNEHPLKSTLEEE; encoded by the coding sequence ATGCAAAACAAACTAGTAGGGAATGGAACTCTTGTCAGTGATAACAGTCCGAAGCCCTACGTCTCTACTGATGGAGAAACTTCTGTTCAAACGGTCCCTCGTGTAGAGACGCCGAAAATGTACAAAGTGCTTTTATTGAATGATGATTATACACCGATGGATTTTGTGGTCCTCGTACTACGCCGTTTTTTTGGGAAGGCTGAAGAAGAAGCGAACAAGATCATGCTCGACGTCCACAAAAAAGGTTCCGGCATTGCCGGAGTATTCACTCTGGAAGTCGCCGAAATGAAAGTCATGCAAGTAAATCAGTATTCGCAGATGAACGAGCATCCGCTCAAAAGCACGCTAGAGGAAGAATGA
- a CDS encoding prepilin-type N-terminal cleavage/methylation domain-containing protein, translating to MKYVRNNQAGFSLVELMVVVAIIGILASLAIPSIGKYMAKARQSEAKTQLSSLYTAEKAFFAEYTAYHSMFGAVGYSPEGRLRYNVGFNTVTSQATAANGYNTAPTTAPGNAISTSAYCGAAGAMANNCSTLNGATNTAPAAISAVTGMAAMTTNTFVAGATAVVHQSGGNDDWTINEQKLLLNTRIGIP from the coding sequence ATGAAGTACGTACGTAATAACCAAGCGGGTTTCTCGCTTGTAGAGCTCATGGTCGTAGTCGCGATCATCGGTATCTTGGCATCTTTAGCAATCCCGTCAATCGGCAAATACATGGCGAAGGCGCGCCAATCTGAGGCGAAAACTCAGTTGTCGTCTCTGTATACTGCAGAGAAGGCGTTCTTTGCGGAGTATACGGCGTATCACTCTATGTTTGGTGCAGTAGGATATTCTCCTGAAGGTCGTCTTCGTTATAATGTCGGTTTCAATACTGTAACGTCTCAAGCTACGGCAGCCAATGGTTATAATACGGCTCCAACGACAGCGCCAGGAAATGCTATTTCAACTTCAGCGTATTGTGGTGCTGCGGGTGCAATGGCCAATAACTGCTCTACTCTAAATGGTGCTACTAATACGGCTCCCGCGGCAATTTCTGCGGTGACTGGTATGGCAGCTATGACTACGAATACTTTTGTTGCTGGAGCGACCGCAGTAGTGCACCAATCTGGTGGTAACGACGACTGGACAATCAATGAACAAAAACTATTATTGAATACACGTATCGGTATTCCTTAG
- a CDS encoding endonuclease, translating into MKTNFIKTVILFSMFFSGVVHAAALTEKIPYYGEEFYSELGAGVTDKSLLMRLKVILKVYHNPHKDGLDTLGTSCEESGCYQHTAFGYNNARKFLFGSFYLIPDTGSGYGVKDVYCDHNATPEEFSNGGRPGPGVIPDSTVINAEHTWPQSRFTGRYPTDLQKSDLHHLFPTDSEMNSVRGNNWFGEVVKDTKTLKCKNVRFGKPDGGGQDVFEPPREHRGNVARALFYFSTRYDLPIDPRLEAVLRKWHKDDPVDDEERDRNEKIMKLQGNRNPFIDYPELVDKINDF; encoded by the coding sequence ATGAAGACAAACTTCATTAAGACAGTGATCCTTTTTTCAATGTTCTTTTCAGGCGTTGTTCATGCAGCGGCTCTGACAGAAAAGATTCCTTATTATGGTGAAGAGTTCTATAGCGAACTCGGCGCTGGCGTAACTGATAAAAGTTTGCTGATGCGTTTGAAAGTCATCTTGAAGGTTTATCACAATCCACATAAAGACGGTCTCGATACATTGGGCACCTCTTGTGAAGAGAGTGGCTGTTACCAGCACACGGCTTTCGGATACAACAACGCTCGCAAGTTTCTTTTCGGTAGCTTTTATCTGATTCCTGATACAGGCAGCGGATACGGAGTGAAGGACGTCTACTGCGATCACAATGCGACACCTGAAGAGTTCAGCAATGGTGGACGCCCAGGGCCGGGAGTGATTCCTGACAGCACCGTAATCAATGCGGAGCACACGTGGCCACAAAGTCGTTTCACCGGCAGATATCCTACAGATTTGCAAAAATCGGATCTTCATCACCTCTTCCCAACGGATTCTGAAATGAATTCCGTTCGCGGCAACAACTGGTTTGGTGAAGTCGTGAAGGATACAAAAACATTGAAGTGCAAAAATGTTCGCTTCGGTAAACCTGATGGCGGCGGCCAAGATGTTTTTGAGCCACCTCGTGAGCACCGCGGAAACGTGGCACGTGCATTGTTCTACTTCTCAACTCGTTACGATCTGCCGATTGATCCTCGCCTCGAAGCAGTTCTTCGCAAGTGGCACAAAGATGACCCTGTTGACGACGAAGAACGCGACCGCAACGAAAAGATCATGAAGCTTCAGGGTAACCGCAACCCATTCATCGACTACCCAGAACTCGTCGATAAAATCAACGACTTCTAA
- a CDS encoding transglycosylase SLT domain-containing protein, with amino-acid sequence MNHTGADTKVTPSSMPPSYDFIVQNRDHNQKELEALKTTDDNQTWWKKYRIGLLNLDKNPEVSCPQFTALSKEAHFPLRDLALLRAHQTCADTKDLAKLDPELYKSNYKWSQDVLADVNLKQARKTDDKLDDIEALKESARQEVIAKKKEQYLLDALKIAQDLKSEEEIKAVQAQLYKSSPRLKPDLTFKELPAAAMDYRQRREFEKALAIYRKILKDPQASTDDKFQALKNIRMTYKVAQNKNAYIDATTQLVNATKADFKENKKDPQNIKRLHESYVLLARTLWTEDRVSLALKYLTEAQRQLKGQHSLDEIYFVLGRMAEEKGDLQKAADYYEASLKEPLSSSSIRERVQWLHPWVLYKMKQYDEAATKLQEYAKKAKDNSDKTRSTFWAARALKNNNKSEEAKALLQQLVKDDQIGYYGMLAVRELGQTYNPMKSNEKDFSYSLTSLKELSPTSAMQAEWLMAVGENTFSEKVIDQLAQELRQKGRADEDTWLVVLTSYARANLYLPLFAAYNNLPSGVKEKMIQKHPELLFPRNYKDIIQQAAGTEQIAPEFVFSIIRQESAFNPRARSPVDAFGLMQLLPSLGKELSKNAKVSYKEPDDLFDPEVNVPLGARELKNLLSKYDQQYILAVSAYNASGSAIRGWLKTRFRDDSLEFIEEVPYDETRAYIKLVMRNFVFYKRLGQDAPVPFPEEWLKLVKN; translated from the coding sequence GTGAACCATACAGGTGCAGACACGAAGGTCACCCCTTCTTCTATGCCTCCAAGTTATGACTTCATCGTCCAAAACCGTGATCATAACCAAAAAGAACTCGAGGCCCTGAAAACCACTGACGACAATCAAACATGGTGGAAGAAATATCGCATTGGACTTTTGAATCTCGATAAAAATCCGGAGGTCTCTTGCCCTCAGTTTACGGCCCTTTCTAAAGAAGCTCACTTTCCACTCCGCGATTTGGCATTACTGCGCGCTCATCAAACGTGCGCTGATACCAAAGACCTCGCGAAGCTGGATCCAGAGCTTTATAAAAGCAACTACAAATGGAGCCAGGACGTTCTTGCCGATGTGAATTTGAAGCAGGCACGCAAAACAGACGACAAGCTCGATGACATCGAGGCACTGAAAGAAAGTGCCCGCCAAGAAGTGATTGCCAAAAAGAAAGAGCAATACCTTCTCGATGCACTCAAGATCGCTCAAGACTTAAAATCAGAAGAAGAAATCAAAGCCGTTCAAGCTCAGCTCTATAAATCATCGCCGCGTTTAAAGCCGGATCTGACTTTCAAAGAACTTCCAGCGGCAGCCATGGATTATCGCCAGCGCCGCGAATTTGAAAAGGCTCTTGCAATCTACCGCAAGATCCTGAAAGATCCACAAGCTTCGACGGATGATAAATTCCAAGCGCTCAAGAACATCCGCATGACCTATAAGGTCGCGCAAAATAAAAATGCCTATATCGATGCGACCACGCAACTCGTGAACGCAACGAAGGCTGATTTTAAAGAAAATAAAAAGGATCCACAAAATATCAAGCGCCTGCATGAAAGCTATGTTCTGCTTGCGCGCACGCTGTGGACTGAAGACCGCGTAAGCCTAGCACTGAAATACCTCACTGAAGCTCAAAGACAGCTCAAGGGTCAGCATTCGCTAGACGAGATCTACTTTGTTCTCGGTCGCATGGCAGAGGAAAAAGGCGACTTACAAAAAGCCGCTGACTACTACGAAGCAAGTCTTAAAGAGCCGCTTTCAAGTTCTAGCATCCGCGAACGCGTTCAGTGGCTGCACCCCTGGGTGCTTTACAAAATGAAGCAATACGACGAAGCGGCTACGAAGCTTCAAGAATACGCGAAAAAAGCCAAGGACAATTCCGATAAGACTCGAAGCACGTTCTGGGCGGCTCGCGCTTTAAAGAACAACAACAAGTCGGAAGAAGCAAAAGCGCTTTTACAGCAGCTCGTTAAAGACGACCAAATCGGTTACTACGGCATGCTCGCCGTGCGTGAACTCGGCCAGACTTACAATCCGATGAAGAGCAATGAGAAAGACTTCTCTTACTCTCTGACAAGCTTAAAGGAACTGAGCCCAACATCAGCGATGCAGGCTGAATGGCTGATGGCAGTCGGTGAAAATACGTTCTCAGAAAAAGTCATCGACCAGCTGGCGCAAGAGCTTCGCCAAAAAGGCCGCGCGGATGAAGACACATGGCTTGTTGTTCTAACAAGCTATGCACGCGCCAACCTTTATCTGCCGCTTTTTGCCGCCTACAACAATCTGCCAAGTGGAGTAAAAGAAAAGATGATTCAGAAACATCCTGAACTTCTTTTCCCGCGTAACTACAAAGACATTATCCAGCAGGCAGCCGGCACCGAGCAGATCGCGCCGGAATTTGTGTTCTCGATCATCCGTCAAGAATCTGCGTTTAATCCACGCGCCCGCAGCCCTGTGGATGCCTTCGGTTTGATGCAGCTTTTGCCAAGCCTTGGAAAAGAGCTCAGCAAAAATGCGAAGGTCTCATACAAAGAGCCGGATGACCTTTTTGACCCGGAAGTGAACGTCCCCCTCGGGGCGCGTGAGCTGAAGAATTTGCTGTCGAAATATGACCAGCAATACATCCTTGCAGTGTCCGCTTACAATGCCAGCGGCAGTGCGATCCGTGGCTGGCTCAAGACTCGCTTCCGTGATGACTCCCTTGAGTTCATCGAAGAGGTCCCCTACGACGAGACCCGTGCCTATATTAAGCTCGTTATGCGTAATTTCGTGTTCTATAAGCGTCTAGGCCAGGATGCACCCGTGCCATTCCCGGAGGAGTGGCTCAAGCTCGTGAAGAACTAG
- the clpA gene encoding ATP-dependent Clp protease ATP-binding subunit ClpA, which translates to MMTRELERRLSVATEIAKQAYHEFVTLEHILLALTESPFMVEILQACGVNVQKLKADLKAYLKKTVPRITQEQLDSYGGYDSWNPEFTLACHRLIQRAAIQVKSSGRNQINEGSLLVALFYEQDSHAVFALAQQGLSQFDVINYLSHGVAKDVSGTDEENSSSPAPRMDIDGQPMDESKSSPLESFCTNLNEKAKKGKIDPLVGREDVIERCVQILSRRTKNNPLLIGEPGVGKTAIAEGLAAKIVQGEVPEKLKTAIIYSLDIGTLLAGTKFRGDFEGRLKAVIKEIEKHPNAILFIDEIHNIVGAGATSGGSLDASNLLKPALASGDISCIGSTTHSEYRQYFEKDRALNRRFQRIDVNEPTPSDCVAILKGLRKSYEEFHNVVFTDEALKAAVDLSIKHIHGKLLPDKAIDVMDEAGAYFRLRHLGEDKVVIGIPEVEEVIAKMTGLPIASISSNEKMQLRDLDKKLKALIYGQDEAIDRLVTSIKLSRSGLARPNKPIGSYLFTGPTGVGKTEVCKQLAAILGIHFHRFDMSEYMEKHAVARLVGAPPGYVGYEEGGLLTEAVNKHPYSVLLLDELEKAHPDITNALLQVMDAGRMTDSHGRVADFKNVILVMTSNAGALEVARGSIGIVEDSRSSQSMEAIKKAFSPEFINRLDAVVSFRDLSEDIILKVVGKFVDELKMTLAEKKVDLQATPEVLKWLMKKGYDKVYGARPLARTVDEHLKKPLVDELLFGRLVDGGRVSVEVDGSVGGGVLRFQFSTTQSGNNSKKPKETVTT; encoded by the coding sequence ATGATGACACGAGAACTTGAACGTCGCCTCTCAGTTGCCACTGAAATTGCCAAGCAGGCTTACCATGAGTTTGTCACTCTGGAACATATCCTGCTCGCACTCACCGAATCCCCATTCATGGTCGAAATTCTGCAGGCCTGCGGAGTGAACGTCCAGAAACTCAAAGCCGATCTCAAAGCGTATCTCAAGAAAACAGTTCCGCGCATCACCCAGGAGCAACTAGACTCTTACGGTGGCTACGACAGCTGGAATCCCGAGTTCACCCTCGCCTGCCACCGCCTCATTCAGCGCGCAGCCATTCAGGTCAAAAGCTCTGGACGAAATCAAATCAATGAAGGCAGTTTGCTCGTCGCCCTGTTCTATGAGCAGGACTCCCATGCTGTCTTTGCTTTGGCTCAACAGGGCCTCAGCCAATTCGATGTGATCAATTACCTCTCTCACGGAGTGGCCAAAGACGTCAGCGGTACCGACGAAGAAAACTCTTCCTCGCCGGCTCCGCGCATGGATATCGACGGTCAGCCGATGGATGAAAGCAAGAGTTCTCCGCTCGAAAGTTTTTGCACAAATTTGAACGAAAAAGCGAAGAAAGGTAAAATCGACCCGCTCGTTGGACGCGAAGATGTTATCGAGCGCTGCGTACAGATCCTTTCTCGCCGCACGAAGAACAATCCGCTGCTCATTGGTGAACCCGGTGTTGGTAAAACGGCGATTGCCGAAGGCCTTGCCGCGAAGATCGTTCAAGGTGAAGTGCCTGAGAAATTAAAAACGGCGATCATTTACTCTCTCGACATTGGCACCTTGCTTGCGGGCACGAAGTTCCGCGGTGATTTTGAAGGGCGCTTGAAAGCAGTCATCAAGGAAATCGAAAAGCACCCGAACGCCATTCTCTTTATCGATGAAATCCATAACATCGTTGGCGCCGGCGCGACCAGCGGTGGATCGCTCGATGCTTCGAATCTTTTGAAACCGGCACTGGCCAGTGGCGATATCAGCTGTATTGGTTCAACCACTCATAGTGAGTATCGACAGTACTTCGAAAAAGACCGCGCGCTCAACCGCCGTTTCCAGCGCATTGATGTGAATGAACCGACTCCTTCAGATTGCGTCGCAATCCTGAAAGGCCTTCGTAAATCCTACGAGGAATTCCACAACGTGGTGTTCACCGACGAGGCGCTCAAGGCAGCAGTTGATCTTTCGATTAAACACATTCACGGAAAACTGCTTCCGGATAAAGCCATTGATGTGATGGATGAAGCCGGTGCCTACTTCCGTCTACGCCATTTAGGTGAGGACAAAGTTGTGATCGGCATTCCTGAAGTCGAAGAAGTGATCGCGAAAATGACGGGCCTTCCGATCGCGAGCATTTCTTCCAACGAAAAAATGCAGCTTCGCGATTTGGACAAAAAACTCAAGGCGCTTATTTACGGTCAAGACGAAGCCATCGATCGCCTCGTGACAAGCATCAAGCTTTCACGCAGCGGCCTGGCCCGTCCCAACAAACCTATCGGCAGTTACCTCTTTACGGGCCCTACCGGTGTGGGTAAGACTGAAGTTTGTAAACAACTCGCAGCTATTCTCGGTATTCACTTCCATCGCTTTGATATGAGTGAGTATATGGAGAAGCACGCCGTCGCTCGTCTCGTGGGTGCACCTCCGGGATATGTGGGTTACGAAGAAGGTGGCTTGTTAACGGAAGCCGTGAATAAACATCCGTATTCTGTTTTGTTGTTGGATGAATTAGAAAAAGCTCATCCGGATATTACAAACGCGCTCTTGCAAGTCATGGATGCGGGTCGCATGACTGATTCCCATGGCCGCGTTGCGGACTTTAAGAATGTGATCCTTGTGATGACGAGCAACGCCGGTGCTTTAGAAGTCGCTCGCGGTTCGATTGGTATCGTTGAAGACAGCCGCAGCTCTCAAAGCATGGAAGCCATCAAGAAAGCCTTCTCGCCGGAGTTTATCAACCGCTTGGATGCTGTGGTGAGCTTCCGTGACTTGTCAGAGGACATCATTCTCAAAGTTGTTGGTAAGTTTGTTGATGAACTGAAAATGACTTTGGCCGAGAAAAAAGTCGATCTGCAGGCTACACCAGAAGTTTTGAAATGGCTTATGAAAAAAGGCTACGACAAAGTTTACGGGGCTCGTCCTCTAGCTAGGACTGTGGATGAACACCTCAAGAAACCACTTGTCGATGAGTTATTATTTGGTCGTTTGGTCGATGGCGGCCGCGTCAGCGTCGAGGTGGACGGCTCCGTTGGAGGCGGCGTATTGCGGTTCCAATTTAGTACCACTCAGAGCGGCAATAACTCTAAAAAGCCCAAAGAGACCGTCACGACTTGA
- a CDS encoding S8 family serine peptidase, producing MIFLVGGIFVVFIGAFGTYQHLSGEASSRSTNSVKKASGRFEESKITSKTESVDDEQSALFNDPAIAQAWGLKKADAARAWSVSKGSKSVVVAVIDTGADVKHENLSANLWMNPGETGKDSKGRDKANNGVDDDGNGFIDDVHGWNFVSNNNNLTDNHGHGTHIAGIIGANAVNGKGFRGISQDVSLMILKYYDPKVAGTDNLKNTVASIKYAVKMGANIINYSGGGTEFSQEEHDAIVEAEKKGILFVAAAGNERSNSDQFRYYPADYGLSNIISVTAIDPSTEVLSSSNYGTETVDIAAPGQNILSLLPGGSYGMMTGTSQATAFVSGAAALVMARREAYKAVDVKKYILSTGDAMASLSAKTRTSRQLNLYKSLTILDQGLGLTGVAAANKGSASNQEFTVRAKDEANTPHEDPNLKKDSATEMATFGKSLIKSMEKMGRIGEKQAPASQ from the coding sequence ATGATATTCCTTGTTGGCGGCATCTTTGTAGTTTTCATCGGTGCTTTCGGGACTTACCAACATCTCAGTGGGGAAGCCTCTTCCCGTTCTACGAACTCCGTCAAAAAAGCCAGCGGCCGTTTTGAGGAGTCCAAGATCACTTCAAAAACTGAAAGTGTCGATGATGAACAAAGTGCCTTGTTCAATGACCCTGCCATTGCTCAAGCATGGGGCCTTAAGAAAGCCGATGCAGCTCGCGCATGGTCGGTCTCTAAAGGCAGCAAGAGCGTTGTCGTTGCCGTCATCGATACGGGCGCCGACGTCAAGCATGAGAACCTTTCAGCAAATCTCTGGATGAACCCTGGTGAAACCGGCAAAGACTCAAAAGGCCGCGACAAAGCCAACAACGGAGTCGATGACGACGGCAATGGCTTCATCGATGACGTTCACGGCTGGAACTTCGTTTCTAACAACAATAATCTGACGGACAACCATGGCCACGGCACTCATATCGCCGGCATCATTGGCGCGAATGCGGTGAACGGAAAAGGCTTCCGAGGGATCTCTCAAGACGTGAGCCTGATGATTTTGAAATACTACGATCCTAAAGTCGCTGGCACGGACAACTTAAAAAACACAGTGGCTTCGATTAAGTACGCTGTGAAAATGGGCGCGAACATCATCAACTACTCTGGGGGCGGAACTGAGTTCAGCCAAGAAGAGCATGATGCGATTGTCGAAGCCGAGAAAAAAGGAATTCTGTTTGTCGCAGCCGCGGGTAACGAAAGATCCAACTCGGATCAATTCCGCTACTACCCTGCTGACTATGGTCTTTCAAATATCATCTCAGTCACGGCGATCGACCCGAGCACAGAAGTTCTTTCTTCCAGCAACTACGGAACTGAGACTGTGGATATCGCAGCTCCAGGCCAAAACATCTTGTCACTGCTTCCGGGTGGTTCTTACGGGATGATGACAGGCACTTCGCAAGCAACGGCTTTCGTTTCGGGCGCTGCGGCCTTGGTGATGGCTCGACGTGAAGCTTATAAAGCTGTCGACGTGAAGAAATACATTCTTTCAACCGGTGATGCGATGGCTTCGCTCAGCGCAAAGACGCGTACTTCCCGTCAGCTGAATCTTTACAAGTCGCTGACGATCCTCGATCAGGGCTTGGGACTCACAGGGGTTGCGGCCGCGAACAAAGGCAGCGCGAGCAATCAAGAGTTCACAGTTCGTGCCAAAGACGAAGCAAACACTCCGCACGAAGATCCGAACCTTAAAAAGGATTCGGCGACTGAGATGGCGACCTTCGGAAAGTCACTCATTAAGAGCATGGAAAAAATGGGCCGCATCGGCGAAAAGCAGGCACCAGCAAGTCAGTAG
- the htpX gene encoding protease HtpX, with translation MQFFKRFGYFILTNVLVMVTIGIAWTIISHFLGLAGFNQYLPTMLAFCLVWGMGGAFISLLMSKFAAKSFHGVQVIDPNTNQPELRALVEKVHELARRAKLPKMPEVGIYESYDVNAFATGPSKSNSLVAVSTGLLQRMNDKEVEGVLGHEVSHIANGDMVTMTLIQGVVNAFAMFFSRILANVLASNVDEKFRNIVYFACTILGDIAFTLLGSIVVNFYSRKREYRADAGSAKISSSGNMIAALQRLQSLHEAPPSTDDAYASLKISGREKKGSIADLFMTHPALQDRINALERGRVG, from the coding sequence ATGCAATTTTTCAAACGTTTCGGCTACTTCATTCTGACTAACGTTCTTGTGATGGTGACGATTGGTATCGCATGGACGATCATCAGTCATTTCCTCGGACTTGCCGGATTTAATCAGTACCTTCCCACAATGCTGGCGTTTTGCTTGGTTTGGGGTATGGGCGGCGCCTTTATTTCTTTGCTTATGTCTAAGTTCGCCGCGAAGTCTTTCCATGGCGTTCAAGTGATTGACCCAAATACCAACCAGCCGGAGCTTCGTGCCCTTGTTGAAAAAGTTCACGAGCTCGCTCGCCGTGCGAAACTTCCTAAAATGCCTGAAGTCGGCATTTACGAGTCTTATGACGTCAATGCGTTCGCAACCGGCCCGAGCAAGAGCAATTCGCTCGTGGCGGTTTCAACCGGTCTTCTTCAACGCATGAACGACAAAGAAGTTGAAGGCGTTCTCGGCCACGAAGTTTCGCATATTGCTAATGGCGACATGGTGACGATGACTTTGATTCAAGGTGTGGTGAATGCGTTTGCGATGTTCTTCTCGCGTATTTTGGCAAACGTTCTTGCCAGTAACGTCGATGAAAAGTTCCGCAACATTGTTTACTTTGCGTGTACGATCCTCGGCGATATCGCTTTCACATTGCTAGGTTCCATCGTCGTGAACTTCTACTCGCGCAAACGTGAGTACCGTGCTGACGCCGGCAGCGCTAAGATCTCATCATCAGGCAACATGATCGCGGCCTTGCAGCGCTTGCAAAGCCTGCATGAAGCTCCGCCATCAACCGATGATGCTTACGCGAGTTTGAAAATCTCAGGCCGTGAGAAAAAAGGCAGCATCGCTGACTTGTTCATGACTCACCCGGCTCTTCAAGACCGTATCAACGCTCTTGAGAGAGGTCGCGTGGGCTAA
- the lnt gene encoding apolipoprotein N-acyltransferase, producing MMGKILAFFKNYSLRNYLWPFIAGVLIGTSYIPFPPWALLFCYAPLWVFVFRSGKNWKQGFAAGWWTQFVLTLIGFHWIAYVTKQFGGFPWPFAIFVLTIFAAFMHLYIPVTTALVAYLKEKYSWSAGKSLLACALLLSLAERVWPSIFQWNLGYTLLAANIPAYNWADVIGFEGLSTIILLLNAWVAWIWLHREQRGTLQKHGVLLALFLAVFNISGHFHGERWNEFDRKFNVSIIQANIGDLEKVVAEKGQGFQDEIVTKFLNLTRQAVAATPNTELIVWPETAFPDYLNAYNTNSRIPRLLGSGLTPLGKTLLTGAYGKDAPGERSPRLTYNSLFLVDSNAHVIGQPYNKTNLLAFGEYLPFSERFPFLLKLLPFISNFGRGHGPEILVYPHPEGDIKIGGQICYEGLYPEFTRGLAEKQADILANVTNDSWFGRPFEPHQHMEMTLARAIEVRRPLIRSTNTGISTVILANGTVLQQSPLHTEWFGSFDVEMKKNAPTTDFVLWGHYDWILILLGLLAVIAKGVIDARPHRS from the coding sequence ATGATGGGTAAGATTCTCGCGTTTTTCAAGAACTATTCTCTACGAAATTATTTATGGCCATTCATCGCCGGCGTGTTGATAGGCACCAGTTACATTCCGTTCCCTCCGTGGGCGCTCCTTTTTTGTTACGCTCCCCTCTGGGTTTTCGTTTTTCGGAGCGGAAAAAATTGGAAACAAGGTTTCGCCGCCGGCTGGTGGACTCAATTCGTTCTTACTCTGATCGGTTTTCATTGGATCGCCTACGTAACCAAACAATTCGGCGGCTTCCCGTGGCCTTTCGCGATTTTCGTACTGACGATTTTCGCGGCCTTTATGCATCTCTACATTCCAGTGACAACCGCTCTAGTGGCGTACCTCAAGGAAAAATACTCTTGGAGTGCGGGAAAATCCCTCCTGGCGTGTGCGCTTCTTTTGTCGCTGGCTGAGCGAGTATGGCCGAGCATTTTTCAATGGAATTTAGGTTATACCCTGCTCGCCGCAAATATCCCGGCCTATAATTGGGCCGACGTGATTGGCTTTGAGGGCCTCTCAACAATTATTCTTTTGTTGAATGCTTGGGTTGCCTGGATCTGGTTGCACCGTGAACAGCGCGGAACTTTGCAAAAACACGGAGTCCTCTTGGCCCTTTTCTTGGCTGTATTTAATATCAGCGGCCACTTCCATGGCGAGCGCTGGAATGAGTTTGATCGCAAGTTCAATGTCTCGATCATCCAAGCAAATATCGGTGACCTCGAAAAAGTCGTCGCTGAAAAAGGCCAAGGCTTCCAGGACGAAATCGTTACGAAGTTCCTGAACCTAACCCGTCAGGCAGTTGCAGCCACTCCCAATACGGAGCTGATCGTGTGGCCGGAAACCGCTTTTCCGGATTACCTCAACGCCTATAACACCAATTCCCGCATTCCCCGTCTTTTAGGATCTGGCCTCACGCCGCTTGGAAAAACGTTGCTGACAGGAGCCTATGGCAAAGATGCTCCGGGCGAACGCTCACCGCGCCTGACTTACAATTCTCTTTTCTTGGTGGACTCAAATGCACACGTGATTGGCCAGCCATACAACAAAACCAACTTGCTGGCGTTTGGCGAGTACTTGCCGTTCAGCGAGCGCTTTCCGTTTTTGCTCAAGTTGTTGCCGTTCATTTCCAACTTCGGCCGTGGTCATGGGCCAGAGATTTTGGTTTACCCTCATCCTGAAGGGGATATTAAAATCGGTGGCCAGATTTGCTATGAAGGACTGTACCCTGAATTCACTCGTGGCCTCGCTGAGAAGCAGGCCGACATTCTTGCCAACGTCACCAATGATTCTTGGTTCGGCCGTCCCTTTGAACCGCACCAGCATATGGAAATGACATTAGCTCGCGCAATCGAAGTGCGCCGCCCGTTGATTCGTTCTACGAATACCGGCATTAGCACGGTGATTCTTGCGAATGGAACTGTCTTACAACAGTCACCATTGCACACGGAGTGGTTTGGCAGCTTTGACGTCGAGATGAAGAAAAATGCCCCAACAACGGACTTTGTTCTTTGGGGACACTATGATTGGATTTTGATTTTACTAGGCTTATTGGCCGTTATCGCTAAAGGTGTTATCGATGCAAGACCTCATCGCTCTTGA